Genomic window (Eublepharis macularius isolate TG4126 chromosome 6, MPM_Emac_v1.0, whole genome shotgun sequence):
CCCCTCACCAGTAGGAGGAATCCTTCCATCAATCCACAAGGGCCGGATGTTACATACCAACTGACTGCAATGTAGCAACGAGGCTTCCAGCAGCCACTCCTCCACCATTAGCAATAGCAGATGCTGACATCATACTTGCAGCTGTAGATCCAGCAGCAATTCCAGCTCCAGTAAAACCCAGTGCCCCAGCAACTGCTGGGAAAGCAGCTGTGGCCACTGTAGTACAAGAAACACAATTATTAGCTGTATCTTAACAATACATTCCTACCTTTCCTTCCAATCATATAGAAGATCCCTGGACAGCTTTCATCATCAAGACACACATAGTGGAACAGTTAGTTACCAGCCAACATGGAGCCCTTGAAGTTAATAGTATAAGAGCCCTTTTAAAAGACCCTTATGGCCAAAATGTATTTTAGCATTGAGGAAATGGATTTATGAATGATACATTGAGATTATGAACTAAGATGGGATAGAGCTCTAGTAATAACTGTTCCCACTGATGAATGGGAACGCTACTTAGGGACATCTCTAAAGTCCTACTCAGTGTGGGTGCTGGAAAAAAATTGCCTGAAATTATATTTTGCCCTGGTCAGATTGGTGAAAGTCTCTGGAGCATTAGGACTTTATAGGAAATGCAGTGGGGCAGGAGACGCTCTGCTACGTATGTGGTGTGAACCGGTCCAAATATCTGGTTAGGTAGGGTGGGTTTGTATTTTTATGGAGAAATGTGTGGTCACAAAAAAAAACATGGACAGGGCACCCTGTATTGTGTGGAAACGCAGGTAggcagagaaatgttttaaataaataaataaaattcagaaGAACCTGGTTTTGTTAAAATTTGGAATCACTGGGCCAAACTGCATACACCATCTACAACACGATCACCGCAGGAACTTGCAGCAGAATGCCAAGGGATACAGTTTGGAAGCACCACAGGAAACCTGACTCAGATTAGGATTGTGGTGTAGGAGGAGCAGTgcagaggggaaggcaggagtTCCCCCCACCCTAGTCCAATCTAATCAGACTCTTGCAGGGCTTTTAAGATGAGTTCCCATGAGGAGGTCTTTTCACCCTTTCAGCTGAAATAATCCTTATCCTCCAAACATATACAACATTTAACAGCTAAGCATGTGTTTCTTGACcatacattattaaagagttcagctttttcaatgttataaaTTTTAGCTTAATATCCAAACATACTGGTGGTCCTACTTGTTGTGACTCTGAGAGAATTTCTGTTCAAGTACACTTTGTTTACCACAGAATTTTTTCCCTACCAGTTTAAGATTACCCCTTTATCGCAAATGTTTATCTACAAAGATTGTGTTATATCTGCTGCTCTCCATTATATGAAAACATAGCTGCAGGAAAGCTTTCCATAACGAACATGATAATTCTGTAAAGTATCCCCTATACAAGATCTTTTGCAAGGTGGCAATACCAAAGAGAAATACAAGTATATGATGTCCATGTCCAGTTGGCTGTCTAGACCCAAGATCAACTTATTTAGGGAGAGCCTGTATTCATACATGAGGCTCACTGCTTGGCCCAGCTGTTTGCAGATGTTAGCAAAGAATATAATGAATTGATCACTGCAAGACAAAACTCACAACACAAAACATACCAGCACCAGCTACAGCACCAGCAGCAACAGTGACAATGTCAGCTATGGAAAGAAATATGTGCGTTAGAAATTCAAAATCTGAGCACAAGAGAAATAGTAACAGCTTCAGTTAATAAGACAGCATTTCAGACTGTGGGCAGCCAAGACATAATTGGTGAATCAAACTGGAAATAAGACTGAAGCGAGTCTCCCCAAAAAGTAAAGCTTCAAATAAGGTTAATAGAAGATCTGTGAGCAGCAGGTTTACGAAAACCTTTAAGCTGCAGCTAAGGAACCACCTCACCATTTTATACTAGGGCTGTGGCATGgaaaggaggatgcagtttaATTGCTGTGCCGTTTCAACAGACATCCCTGGCTAGTCCTAGAAAGCCACCCCCCATTTTTCCCTTCCAAGGCTAGGAaaggtctggggaggggggggtgtcaGTTTTGTTTGACAAACCCACAACAGGGGAGTTACAAACTTTCCCTTTAGACTACACCCCAGTACAAACAGGGAGCTTTTTTGGCCATGGTTTACCTCTATGATGATCGCCTCAGCATTTAAAAAGACTTCAGCCACTTTATTCAGAGCAGCTATCACTCTATGCTTCTCAGAGCAGGAAGACTTGATTTGCTCCCCCTACAGGATACCAGAATTCTCTTACCCAGTTCCTTATTACAGCCAACGGGGAGGAAATCAAAGAAGCATCCCTGTTGCCCAGAAAGTACAGCTTGACCCACGACAAACTTGTCACAGGAGAGGAAAGAACAGCAGGTGACAATATTGTCATGCCTACACTGCAGCTACCTCATTTGTGTTTTGTGAGCTATTCTAAGGGGAAAGCCACCTACAACTTGGGACCTGGTTTCAATACAAATGTCATTCTGTATCGTTCAATAATCAGTTGAGAGTTATCAGTTCATATCAGAGCTGTATGCTTGGCTAAGCATCTAATCACAGCTATGTTGATGTTTTCTCTCATAAGCATCCAGGCTGCCAAAGCAAACAAAGGAAAAATCTCTCAAAGGGCTCTCCTATTACGGTGCTTATTCTCATGCAGTGTGCTCATTCGCAAGCATGCAGGGCTTCTCTACTGTCAAGTTCTACCACTTCCAAGTTCTCCTGAGCAAGTGCAAAACGGATCAGTGGGAATCTCCTGGATTCTTTACTCATCTCGACTTTGTTTCACACTCTGTAAATTCCTCCTTCTGCCATTAGTGTCCCTTACCTGCCTGAATTTCAGGGGATAGGGAGAACTGGGTAAGAAGTTTTAGACACCCATTTCTCCTTCACTTGGAATGCAGTCTGTAGGCTGCTAGAGATGGCAATCAAGGCTGATCAACTCTGCCCTGTTGGATACTTTCCTGCAGGAGACCAGGATCTCCTGGCTGTCTCTTTAAGTATCTCCAGCAGTGGAAGTTATACCATAGAAAATAATCCAGAAGAACTGTCCCATCCAGTTTACCTAAAGAAATGTTACGTTTCCTGAGGGAACTCGGGAAAAGTGCAGCTGACAAACTGCCTCCCAAGGCACAGACTGTGGGACTAGTTGGAGAACTCACCCATCGGGAGATTTTGACGTCTCTTCACCTTGAGCAGGGAACACTGtgcatgaaacaaacaaacaagctaaAGCATTAACTAAaccgatagatatagaaagacacTGAAGTAAAGCAGGCACCTCCAGTGTGTCGCCAACCAATTTTAATACCAAACTCCTACCTCGCGCAAGCCTTTCTCGTATACTAGTCTtttaagagccgaaacagacgttaagaactacacgtggttgcgcacgtgtccgcgctcccgtctgtttcggcccgcccgtggctgtttcagaatttcggcgcgtgtcctgcccgcaccagacctgtgattgtgtgtccgCGTCTGCACGTGCCCCTCCTGACGACCAGCGAGTTCCCAGAACAGAGCGGCTATTTTTACCATCCCGGGGGCTGTGGACCTCTCAATGACTGCTAGATGGCGCTATTGCCTGCAGCTTGCGAGCGAGCAGGTGACGCGCAATGGACTGGTCCGGGGGCCTCCAACGCGGGCCTCAAAAGATTGGATGACTGTTTGGCTTCGTGTCAGGAGCAAACCTCCCCGGccaggcctggagcaaacccttttctggctcaatattggcacatgaggtccagggcacacctggggggtgatctggcccaagggcctggaaccagcaccctggatttgggcgggggggggaaggaacacagatctggcagggttgctcctttctccaacggcccatggctgggaagagccatgcaaggccctgccgtgtctccccaggcatgggaaggcctggagcaaacccttttctggctcaatattggcacatgaggtccagggcacacctggggggtgatctggcccaagggcctggaaccagcaccctggatttgggcggggggggggggaaggaacacagatctggcagggttgctcctttctccaacggcccatggctgggaagagccatgcaaggccctgccgtgtctccccaggcatgggaaggcctggagcaaacccttttctggctcaatattggcacatgaggtccagggcacacctggggggtgatctggcccaagggcctggaaccagcaccctggatttgggcggggggggggaaggaacacagatctggcagggttgctcctttctccaacggcccatggctgggaagagccatgcaaggccctgccgtgtctccccaggcatgggaaggcctggagcaaacccttttctggctcaatattggcacatgaggtccagggcacacctggggggtgatctggcccaagggcctggaaccagcaccctggatttgggcgggggggggaaggaacacagatctggcagggttgctcctttctcctccggcccatggctgggaagagccatgcaaggccctgccgtgtctccccaggcaggggaggcctggagcaaacccttttctggctcaatcttgacacaagagggggggcaggggggtttggggactccttagccaagtctccccaaagtggcctgtgtcctccatgttgagatcggggggggcagggagggagaagcaggacaggacacaaggaagatttggagagcagaggccgcggctggccagtcgttcaaattcaatgagaggctagtgttttctcgcaggagtgatctgaaggacaaaagagaggtccccggggcgcggccagggcatgcctgtcgcggaaacatgtgcaaatctggccaaagggcctggacacaaggaagatttggagaatcGCGCCCCCCCCCTGGTCGGTGAAAAATTCATGGGGACACCGGCGGCCGCCAGCGCGGTTCCCACCCGTCGGTCTCAGCAGACGCGAAAAAGGGAGGCGGGCCGGGCGGGCGGCGATGCGGGGCTCGAAcaaggagtcccagggcactaagcaggCCTTCCTGCTTGTTGCTCTACGGGACTCCTGTGCGGCAGCCCCTTCTGATAGCATGCATATTTCGGCTGCGACCGTCGGGGAGGGAATTcagggggggagaggcagagcgCATGTTAACATCGGATGACTTCAGCCTTGCATCGCACAAAAGGGAAATATGAAGGACAAAGGAGTGGCGCTTGGGGCGCGTCGAATACATGCCTGTCGCGCAAACATGTGCAAATGAAACGGCCCGCAAACCAACTTGGGGCCCTGAGAGGAGAACATGCAAAAcctgccccccaaaacctgccccCCAAAACCTGTTCCTGCTCTGTTGGAACCAGGTGCCAGGTCGCTTATTCAGGGTGGAGCCCCGCGGCAGGCCTCACCGGAAACCCTCCGCCACTCTTGGCACAAGGCAAATCTCTCCTGCAAGTCCTATAATTGTGCCTCAAACACAAAGTCAGGAGAAAAGAaacggcaggggggtttggggagtccttcgccaagtctccccgaagtggcctgtgtcctccatgttgtgatcgggggggggcagggagggagaagcaggacaggacacaaggaagatttggagaacagaggccgcggctggccagtcgttcaaattcaatgagaggctagtgttttctcgcaggagtgatctgaaggacaaaagagaggtccccggggcgcggccagggcatgcctgtcgcggaaacatgtgcaaatcacactgcctgcacagcaacttgggccccagaaaaaaagaagtagGCAACGCGGGCCAGGCAAGAATCGAACGGGGATCACAATGGACTCAAAGCCATCCCTCTTGCCGCGCGCCCATTTGATCCCCCGAACGAAACCTGCTCCGTTGGAACAGTGGTGGGGagagtcctccccctcccccgagaAACGGCAGGCTGGGAAGGAATATGCAGATTTTTCCTATAGTGCACGCCTATCCGCCCGGTACTGCCGGTATTTAACCGGTGTGCGCCCCGAAAAGTAAGGCTTTTCAGCCCATAACTGACCAAGCACCATCCCCTCGTCTTCGCCCGATGCTGAAACTTGGCATCCGCCACGCAGCGTCGAGCACCCGTGACCTGACCGCAAGAGGGCTGGGATGGAGCCTGTGGGCGTTAAAACGGGGAATATGAGGGCGACTTCTTTATTCAGAGCCAAGTTCGACCGCCGCGCAATGTGGCGGTTTGGTGAGAGCCCCGTTTCCACGTGGAGCAGGCTTTCTCGCGAGCTCGAAAAATGCTTGCGGTCATATGCCCACCCATGAACTCAGCTTCTGCTGAGACGAAACAACGCTTagggcccccgcgggggcccgACAAAACAGTCACAAAAGGAAGGGCACAGACAATGGGCAAGCCATCACCATGAGTAGGCCTGGGTGGGGAAGTCCTGTGGGTGGAGCGGagcctggatgactggctggccAACCCGCTTATTCGTATGTAAATTGAGAGCAGAGAACATGGAAGCAGAGTAGCTGCAATGGTTGGGCGGGCGCCGGGCAGGAGCAGGCACAGTCAGCACATTCTTTCCCCGCTGCAAGCACACCTGGGCTTTCACAAGGCTGCGGAGAGGCTGGATTGCGGTTTGCCTTGGCGCCCACCATGACTGAAACGTCACGATCGCTGCGTGGTGTGCGGGCGGCGTAGTCGCCACATCTCCATGGGCGCCGCCGAAATCCCACATGGCCCTGCTGCTGCACTGTGGccggcagggtggtggagggccCCGATTCCACGTGGAACCGGGACTCTCACCATTGCACTCCTTTGTGGGTAAATTTCGTGCAGCAATGCCCGGACCAGGCCGGATTAGACTAAAGATCCAACAGCCTGGCCTTCGAATTTGGCTCTGAATAAGGGAGGGCCCTCACGCAACCCTCCCGATCTCTTGGTAAAGGACATTAGCAGAGCACCAGGCATCCTGAAAGGCGCACACAAAGCGAAGCCCAGTAGGCTGTATGTGCCACCCCCAGTAATCCCAGCTCTGTGTCCCTGCTCCCAGGCCTGCCAACCAGGGTCCCCTCTGTATTATTTCCCGGAAAATATCCCAGGCGTGTGCTCCCGCTCCCGGCCCAGAGCACAGTCAAGGCTCcccccgggcccttcctgtgaaaactctccctgcaagcagcttccagatttgcctttagtgaggagtctgctggttttccatgtcaccaaatgtgggagattctgcccaaagaaaatatgatttcctcatgcagttgagccaattctttatagttgttttattaaaccaaaatgtcacatgcacgcgcacacacacacacacacacacacacacacaacagtttgCCGCAACCCTATGAGGGGGTCATGTTTAATTCAGGTGACCAAACAGCGCAATGAACTCATTAGGTGTTATACAGAGTGACTGCTAGATATTTATCAATGGTATATAAAGTTTCAGGAAATTGTTGGAATCTAGTGAAAGCCAGACTAGAagcaattttggggtggggtTATTTTAAGAACGGCTACCCGGGAGCTGGACTTTGCTTAGCAAGAGACGATTTTAAACATCATTATAGGTTGAGACACATTTTGGGGTGAAGTCTTCcatgatgggtttttttttgtgtgtCTCTATCCATTTGTATGCTCCGGTCGGAATGGGACCTGGGGATAGGGAACACACAGCAAACCAAACCCGTGGTATGCCGTGTGAACCCCAACTCGAAGCGGTTCCCGCCCCCAGGCCAGAGCAACCGCCAGGCTGCAACAGCACgatctcttgaaaaataaaagtcagaGCATGTAGAGGGTTGCCCTAACTCCGGTCAGGCGGGCGGTCCAAGCACCAGCCAAGCCTCTAGAGGCCTCTCCCCGGCAATAAACCAAAAAACCGCGACCGTGATGGGTCGCCCAGGATCGAGCGAGGATCCCCATGAGCACAAAACCGTCGTTCTATCCTCATGCCCATGGGGTCCTCTGCCTAAAACGGCACCGAACGGCACCAAAGAGCAGTCCTTCGACCCGGCCaccctcccccgtgctcgcccaaacacacagatgctgttcctccgcccgcccgccccccgcccaccaccaccttcgacgcggcccccctcccccgtgctcgcccaaacacacagatgctgtccctccacccgcctcaccaccatcccaccccccgccccggatAGAGACACACAGTCTGAAACCGGCTGTACCGGTCACAGCTTTATTGAATTATCGGTATTGCTGGAAGTGCGCACTTATGGCGGCACGAATCGATACTGCCCGTGCGGTAAGAGCGGCCTCGGACCAGGGAATCTGCGGCCGCTCATCCCCGGGCTCCATCAGCGGCTCGCGCGGGAACAGCCCGTAAACGATGTCCCCGCGCGAGAGGCAAATGTTGTGAAGGATGCAGCAGGTGGTGATTACCGCGACCATGAGGCGCTCGCTGACAAGTAGGGGCCGCTGTAAATAAAGCCAGCGATTTTTCAGAATTCCGAACGAGCGTTCCACACTCATGCGCGCCCGGCTCAGTCTGTAGTTAAAGCGCTCCTGGGCGCGCGTTGATGGCGCCGGATAGGGCTTCATGAGCCAGGGCCGAAGAGGATAGGCGGGGTCCCCGATGATTACCGGGTCGAATGTGACCCCCTCCAGAGTGACCGGCCGCTTCGGGCGACGGGCGCCATCCTCGAGTCTCTTGAACAGGGGCGAGTTACGGAGCACACGCGCGTCGTGCGCCCTTCCCgggaagcccacaaaaatgtccaggaatcGTGCATCGCTGTCCACCACCGCCTGGAGAATCATGGAGCAGTATCCCTTGCGGTTGATGTACTTGTCCCCAGAGAAAGGCGGAGAACGGATCTCGATGTGTGTCCCGTCCACGGCGCCCCAGGCATTGGGGAATCCCCTCTCCTCGAACCCGGAGATAATGTCCTCGAGGTAATCGATGCAGATCCACTTCTCGGTCAGCTTTGCAGCGATGAGCTCGCAGACCTCGTCGAATATCCCGCAGACGGTAGAGACGCCACGGCCAAATGCGGGCAGTGTCGCGGAGTTTGTGGTTCCCGTGGCAAGCTTCCAGATGGTGATGGCGATCATCTCCTCGGGAGGGACTGGGTCGCGCATGTGGGTCGTCTCGCGGACGAGATCTTCGCGAAGCTCCCCAACAATGTACTCGAACGTGGCACGTCgcattctgaactgctgcagccactggccgtcactgaactcgtagcgctcccaccacggccaccagtgagggcatgcccggggaagcacccatgccttcctcggcgggaaagcaacaatgaagcactgcgccatctcctcCACGGACGCAAGTGTTGCCACCAACTGCCGCAGTCTTCTTCTATGTCGCGCGCGGCGGCCGTTAACTtcctctcccagctgcctcccgagcagggccacagtgtcagctgtggcagccatAGAGCGGATGACCGTCCGCGCGAACAAGGAGAGCGCGACCGCAAAGGCACGGAGTGTTTCTCTCGGCGGCTGgcccctgctgctcctcttcccgtGAGCGGGCGCCATGGCGTGACGGCGACCGCAACGGTTCCCGCCCCACAACGGCCCCTTCTCCTTAGAcgtccgcccccccgccccctcgtgacgTGGCCGACACTGTCCAATGCCGCGCGAGTGTGACGCCCAGACGCTCTCGAGCAGCCGTCTCTTGCAGCGAGTGGACAGGTGATTGGTCCCCTGCCGGCCACGTCAGCGTCGCACCCCCCTCCAACTTACTGTAAAGGCAGCCCGAAACTGACCGCGAAGACCGCCGTTGACGATCGTTTGTTGCTCCCGAGCCCAGCAAAGGACACCCAGAACGGCCAACCGCAACATGGACTCCACCGCGCCTCCCGAACCCGCAAGCAGTCTGCCTCTCTTGATCACCCTCAGCACCAGCCCCACGTCCTGCACCGGTGCCGGACTCTCGGTGGTCCCGGCGGCCCGaggcaagaaggcaaaggccgccccctggtctgacgaggaaacgagagccctcatccagatttggggggacgACGCTGTGCAGAGCAGGCTTTCCGCAAGCTACAGGAATGTGAGCCAGTTCCAGTGGATCGCGAACGAGATGGCGGCCAGGGGTTTCCCCAGGGACTGGGAGCAGTGTCGTGAGCGGGCGAAGACTCTGAGAAGGGGCTACAAGGAGTGTGTGGACGGGAACAGTCGTTCGGGACACGGGCGGAGGGTTTGGCCCTTCTTTGAGGAACTGAACCGGTTCCTGCGGCTGGAGCAGGATCTGGTGGTGCCACGGGTGATGGGCACTGGCGTCCCCCCAACCGTCGTTGACCGGCGTCGACGTTCGGCCAGAGCCACTGAGGGGGAACCGGAGGGGGGTACTGACAATGTGGTCGGCGTTGGAACGGAGGACACCGAGGACACCTTCGAGGAGCCCGCCGGCGATTGCCTCCCAGATCGATCTGTGGCAGCAGCGGCCGGCGACCACTCCGCGGCAGAGACCATCGGTGAGTAATGTCCCGTGGGCAGTTGTGCGGTCGGGAATGCGGGGTGCCTGCGGGAGGGAGGCCCCCATCTAACACCGTCTCCCTCGTTCTTCACACGCTACCCAGCCGACACCACGGCCGCCGGGACACGCCGTCTGTCTCCGGCGGAGCGAATGTCGAACCTCCGACTTCGGCGCCGGGAGCGCCCGCACAACGAGGCGATCGTGTGCATGGAGGCGACTCGGCGTGTGGTGGAGAAAATATCGTCGGAGCTGACCGACTCCTGCGCAATGGAGAAGGAGGCGCGGCAGAGTGAGGCTGCTGACCGAGGCGAGCAAAAAGAACTGTTTAGCCGGGCGGTCGAAGCGGCAGAGCGCCAAGCAGCCACGGCAGAAAGCTGCATGCGCGACATGGTGCGCCTCCTGGAGAGGATGGTCTCCGCGGTTGAGGCCCCCGCTGCCCCACCATCAAGCACTGCCGGCCCCAGGGACTCCGCAGACGGTGACGCCCCCACAGCCGACGCTCCCGACCACGCTCCCACGGCGGATCCCGCCGCAGATGAGAACCGGCCGCCGGAGCCGCCCGCTCCACGCGCAAAGaggttccgtgtccgggccgaccCCGAACCCCTTCCTAGGGGCTACCTGTTTGCAAAAAGGCAGCGCTGCCCACCACGACGCTACCGGCTGTAGGGTGTATGAGGCCCCTCTGCACCGGGGTCTAATCGTCTTATCGGGCATTCCTAttaatgtgttttcccaatgtTGAGGGGGTTACTTTTTGTTTCTAACCGGTGGCGGCTGTGGGGCGGTTGCTTGTTATCCAGCACCACCCTCGTTGACTTGTGCTCCAGCACTTCTAATGTTCGCTTGAATTGAGCgcaccatgttttttttcctgaataaagaCACTTTCACGACCGCTTTGCTTGTCTTTCTAGCAAACTCTGGGGATTGGTAAaggggaaaaagtttttcctcccttttacattcacttcgccccaccccaaactacgctgcctcacctccttctgcaaggaagcgcgccctccccccccattccctgcccattttatcagAGAACAATACATGTAAAGTTATGTTTCCTACTTCGCCGAGGGAACGCCCCCCTTCCCGGCCATGACATAAGCACGAATAGACCCGTTGCCCTTGGCGGGGCACCGCGGCCAGTGAACAAGTAGCCCGCTCACTGTCATCGGTGCTCTGCGTTCGAATCCGCAGTGCACACACGTGGATGATCGCAACATTCAAGCAGTCATCCACGCGTGTGCACTTTTATCAGTCGCCACCCTGCACCGTGACGGCCCCCCCGGGCCAGTGAGGGAACGCGGTTGGGAGAATAAAGAGCAAGCACACACACCGACCCCCCAAAGCCCCATCACGGGGTGATGTGATGGCTTCCTCGGGCTCATTGCCCATTGGCTCCTTTCCCGTTTATTTGCCCAATGGTTGCCACTTTTAAGCTGCAGGAAACATTTTTGGTTCACTTCATTCCCGCCCCCAAATTCCCGGCAATCCAAACAAATGTTTTGcagaccctccccccccaaaccgATTGGACCTTTCCCCCCGAGGCCACGCCCCCCCCATTCCCCGGGGTCTCTGTTGGCCGAGGCCGGCCCCCCCTTACAGGGCGAGAGATAAGCCCGAATAGCACCAGCTACCCTTAGCGGGGCCCCACGGGCAGTGCGCACGGCGCTCGCCCACTGCCTATGGCGCCCCGCGTTCGAACCCGGTGTGCGCATACGTGGGCGATTGGAGTACTGATCAACCGACCGCGCATGCGCATTTTGTCCTTTTCCGCACGATGCTCCCGCCCATGGCAACAGGCGTCCCACGAGCCCCCCCTTTCCTGACGGAGGTCCACCCAGGCCCCCCCCTGGTGCCCAGCTTGGCCCtaggggagaaaagagcaagcttgcAAGCCGCGTGTCCCGTTCcacaagagccagtaggcctcaaaggagaagggagcaagcctgcatgccaaagatgggtgccatgtgtgccccctctgcctggcaagagccacctgaaggcttccccagcccctttttccgtctcagcttgggacatgtccaggcacgcaccTCGCCcgacccacgccaggcacccacccagtaggcctcaaaggagaagttttgcaagcctgcatgccaaagatgggtgccatgtgtgccccctctgcctggcaagagccagtaggcctcaaaggagaagggagcaagcctgcatgccaaagatgggtgctatgtgtgccccctctgcctggcaagagccacctgaaggcttccccagccccttgtccctctcagcttgggacatgtccaggcacgcttctcgcccgtcctacgccaggcacccacccagtaggcctcaaaggagaagggagcaagcctgcatgccaaagatgggtgctatgtgtgccccctctgcctggcaagagccacctgaaggcttccccagccccttgtccctctcagcttgggacatgtccaggcacgcaccTCGCCcgacccacgccaggcacccacccagtaggcctcaaaggagaagggagcaagcctgcatgccaaagatgggtgccatgtgtgccccctctgcctggcaagagccagtaggcctcaaaggagaagggagcaagcctgcatgccaaagatgggtgccatgtgtgccccctctgcctggcaagagccagtaggcctcaaaggagaagggagcaagcctgcatgccaaagatgggtgccatgtgtgccccctctgcctggcaagagccacctgaaggcttccccagcccctttttccgtctcagcttgggacatgtccaggcacgcttctcgcccgtcctacgccaggcacccacccagtaggcctcaaaggagaagggagcaagcctgcatgccaaagatgggtgctatgtgtcccccctctgcctggcaagagccagtaggcctcaaaggagaagttttgcaagcctgcatgccaaagatgggtgctatgtgtgccccctctgcctggcaagagccacctgaaggcttccccagcccctttttccgtctcagcttgggacatgtccaggcacgcaccTCGCCcgacccacgccaggcacccacccagtaggcctcaaaggagaagggagcaagcctgcatgccaaagatgg
Coding sequences:
- the LOC129332511 gene encoding interferon alpha-inducible protein 27-like protein 2, yielding MADIVTVAAGAVAGAVATAAFPAVAGALGFTGAGIAAGSTAASMMSASAIANGGGVAAGSLVATLQSVGAAGVSVVTNVAGAAGGALLGALSSLF